A portion of the Epinephelus moara isolate mb chromosome 4, YSFRI_EMoa_1.0, whole genome shotgun sequence genome contains these proteins:
- the npas4a gene encoding neuronal PAS domain-containing protein 4A produces the protein MYRSTKGASKARRDQINAEIRNLKDLLPISDADKARLSYLHIMSLACMYTRKSVFFTQEAGAAASLEESARLLSFHELSELMQALPGFLMLLTGEGKLLYLSDSVSEHLGHSMVDLVAQGDSVYDIIDASDHLIMRSNLSTSTSLEMDRLFRCRFNTSKSVRRQSAGNKLVLIRARCLSPPSTSPAAGSYWTSNPVWVCFCSPLEPHPTRSGPGAERESTSTPALAETNLFLACFHSQHGRDMRLEAAHDNVRAYLGFDVTALRSRSWYSLLHPQDLSHASAQHRSLLREGGEGRAEMVVRVQAQDQSWVWLYMVLQLQPGEIPISSNNYIISDSEAWSVRQQLSSEQTQLTLVLSGGTSQQEGLSLQSPETLSSPDQVFTPGSSGLSAQSFDFSTAGCSVGSSDEPGSSAAEAMQLEGDPRSSISSLEEESFFQQHPRESPSAASSPTPVTVETVADLDFLTQNILLPPSFQLDPPLPPLPLPLPPVPTAQAQQTKEFVCTPPYTPHVAGSSFPFGEPLFSFDPTGTTTPPPSATTATATTSLAPSTSSSAPPTTASSPAPPTTLSTKIPLTLPTPSTDFLFSIEPCSGALYEKLPPTPDSPGDGDCTVMTLPEVRGPLYVDVPLGPLQCPPEGLLTPEASPGKQPCLSFFSLEREREKERAEISLLAQHISSLAEGFYLDPLLSKLSPPSMSPSSSPPSPFLSPDIEPADVDSIHMLREFYPIKAWRGLDIPMFLDDDDSLFEESILETLLQDNFVPPQSPGLSNPSPSTSPMPNPSSPISPQTPVCWRQPSQFEGVGHFCSVQSAQCNSMAGCGATVAAEAGAKVEGEGLAEEAMEIEVVSSPVSSCSSIPASPPLILTASPSPATSTPIVSPTPVSCNQSLLEELAVLEPMFGAGASIAPGLGQQPELYQLQCHPSPQCFHKDGSGSVPPF, from the exons ATGTACCGCTCAACCAAAGGAGCATCCAAGGCTCGACGGGACCAGATCAACGCCGAGATCCGGAACCTGAAGGACTTGTTGCCCATCTCCGATGCAGATAAAGCGCGGCTCTCATACCTGCACATCATGTCACTTGCCTGCATGTACACCAGGAAATCCGTCTTCTTCACTCAAG AGGCGGGAGCTGCTGCTAGTCTCGAGGAGAGCGCCAGGTTACTGTCTTTCCACGAACTGTCGGAGTTGATGCAGGCGCTGCCggggtttctgatgctgctgaCTGGGGAAGGGAAGCTCCTGTACCTGTCAGACAGCGTCTCCGAGCACCTCGGACACTCCATG GTGGATCTCGTGGCACAGGGGGACAGTGTGTATGATATCATCGACGCCTCAGACCACTTAATCATGAGGAGCAACCTGTCAACCTCCACGTCACTTGAGATGG ACCGTCTCTTCCGCTGCCGTTTCAACACCTCTAAGTCCGTGCGGAGGCAGAGTGCTGGGAACAAGCTGGTTCTGATCCGAGCTCGCtgcctctctcccccctccacATCTCCCGCCGCCGGGTCCTACTGGACATCCAACCCAGTCTGGGTGTGTTTCTGCTCCCCTCTGGAGCCCCACCCGACCCGCTCCGGCCCCGGGGCAGAGAGGGAGTCCACCTCCACCCCTGCCCTCGCCGAGACCAACTTGTTCCTGGCGTGCTTCCACTCCCAGCATGGCCGGGACATGAGGCTGGAGGCGGCCCACGACAA TGTGCGCGCCTATCTCGGCTTTGATGTGACAGCTTTACGCTCTCGCTCCTGGTACAGCCTCCTCCACCCACAGGATCTGTCACATGCCTCCGCTCAGCACCGCAGCCTAT tgagagagggaggagaaggcaGAGCTGAAATGGTGGTGCGTGTACAAGCTCAGGACCAGTCGTGGGTTTGGCTCTACATGGTGCTTCAGCTGCAGCCCGGAGAAATCCCCATCAGCAGCAACAACTACATCATCAG TGATTCTGAGGCCTGGTCAGTGCGTCAGCAGCTCAGCTCGGAGCAGACCCAGCTGACCCTGGTTCTGAGTGGTGGTACCTCTCAGCAGGAGGGTCTGAGCCTCCAGTCTCCAGAAACCCTGTCCAGTCCAGACCAGGTCTTCACCCCAGGCAGCAGCGGCCTGTCAGCCCAGTCCTTTGACTTCAGCACCGCTGGCTGCAGCGTGGGCTCCTCCGATGAACCAGGGAGCTCTGCTGCTGAGGCCATGCAGCTGGAGGGTGACCCTCGCTCCAGTATCTCCTCTCTGGAGGAGGAGAGCTTCTTTCAGCAGCATCCCAGAGAAAGCCCCTCAGCTGCCTCCTCCCCGACTCCAGTCACTGTTGAAACAGTAGCAGACTTAGACTTTTTAACCCAGAACATTCTCCTGCCACCTTCCTTCCAGCTCGACCCTCCGCTGCCGCCTCTTCCCCTGCCTCTCCCCCCAGTTCCCACCGCACAAGCTCAGCAGACCAAAGAGTTTGTGTGCACACCACCCTACACTCCCCACGTTGCTGGGTCTAGCTTCCCATTTGGCGAACCCCTCTTCAGCTTCGACCCCACTGGCACAACTACTCCTCCGCCCTCTGCTACAACTGCCACTGCCACCACCTCACTGGCCCCTTCAACTTCCTCCTCAGCCCCACCAACCACCGCCTCAAGCCCTGCTCCCCCCACCACCCTGTCCACCAAGATCCCCCTTACGCTGCCTACTCCCTCCACTGACTTTCTCTTCTCTATTGAGCCCTGCAGTGGAGCCCTTTATGAGAAACTGCCCCCCACACCCGACAGCCCCGGAGACGGCGACTGCACAGTGATGACCCTGCCCGAGGTTCGGGGTCCACTTTATGTAGATGTACCACTGGGGCCCCTCCAGTGTCCCCCTGAGGGCCTCCTCACCCCCGAGGCATCACCCGGTAAACAGCCGTgcctctccttcttctccctggagagagagagggagaaggagagggcaGAAATCTCCCTCTTAGCTCAGCACATCAGCTCACTGGCAGAGGGATTCTACCTGGATCCACTCTTGTCCAAACTTTCTCCTCCCTCCATgtcaccctcctcctcccctccctcccccttccTGTCTCCCGACATAGAACCTGCTGATGTTGATTCAATCCACATGCTTAGGGAGTTTTATCCCATCAAAGCATGGAGAGGTCTGGACATTCCCATGTTCCTCGACGACGATGACTCTCTGTTTGAAGAGAGCATCCTAGAAACCCTCCTCCAAGACAACTTTGTTCCTCCTCAGTCCCCCGGCCTCTCCAacccctccccctccacctccccaatGCCCAACCCCTCCAGCCCGATTTCTCCTCAAACCCCAGTGTGCTGGCGCCAACCCTCCCAGTTTGAGGGAGTGGGCCACTTCTGTAGCGTCCAATCGGCGCAATGTAACTCCATGGCTGGGTGCGGGGCGACTGTGGCTGCTGAGGCCGGGGCGAAGGTGGAAGGGGAGGGGCTAGCGGAGGAAGCAATGGAGATCGAGGTGGTGTCATCTCCTGTGTCCTCTTGCTCCTCCATCCCAGCTTCCCCTCCCCTCATCCTCACTGCCTCCCCCAGCCCCGCCACCTCCACGCCCATCGTCTCGCCCACGCCCGTGTCTTGCAATCAGTCCCTCCTGGAGGAACTGGCCGTCCTGGAACCCATGTTTGGGGCAGGTGCCTCGATCGCCCCTGGCTTAGGGCAACAACCTGAGTTGTATCAACTCCAATGTCATCCATCGCCACAGTGCTTCCACAAAG aTGGGAGTGGAAGTGTTCCTCCGTTCTAA